From Pandoraea vervacti, the proteins below share one genomic window:
- the folD gene encoding bifunctional methylenetetrahydrofolate dehydrogenase/methenyltetrahydrofolate cyclohydrolase FolD — MTATLIDGNALAKRIRAEVATRAAALTARGHQPGLAVVLVGDDPASQVYVRNKVKACEDNGLYSSLDRYPADLTESALLARIDELNRDPKINGILVQLPLPKHIDSHKVLEAIAPEKDVDGFHVSNAGALMTGAPLFRPCTPYGCMKMLESVQFPLRGAVAVVIGASNIVGKPMAMMLLQAGATVTICNSKTRDLAAHTRNADVIVAAVGKRNIVTADMVKPGAAVIDVGMNRDDEGKLCGDVDFQGVKEVAGFITPVPGGVGPMTITMLLVNTIEAAERALG; from the coding sequence ATGACTGCCACCCTCATCGACGGCAACGCCCTCGCCAAACGCATTCGCGCCGAAGTCGCCACCCGCGCTGCCGCCCTCACCGCTCGCGGCCATCAGCCGGGCCTCGCCGTCGTCCTTGTCGGCGATGATCCGGCCAGTCAGGTCTATGTACGCAACAAGGTCAAGGCCTGCGAGGACAACGGGCTGTATTCGTCGCTCGACCGTTATCCGGCCGACCTGACCGAAAGCGCCCTGCTCGCTCGCATCGACGAGCTCAATCGCGATCCGAAGATCAACGGCATTCTCGTGCAATTGCCGCTGCCGAAGCACATCGATAGCCACAAGGTGCTTGAGGCGATCGCCCCGGAAAAGGACGTCGACGGTTTTCACGTGTCGAACGCCGGTGCATTGATGACAGGCGCCCCGCTGTTCCGGCCCTGCACGCCGTATGGGTGCATGAAGATGCTGGAGTCGGTGCAGTTCCCGCTCCGGGGGGCCGTTGCGGTGGTGATTGGTGCGTCGAATATCGTGGGCAAACCGATGGCGATGATGCTGCTGCAAGCCGGCGCCACCGTCACGATCTGCAACAGCAAGACGCGCGATCTCGCCGCACACACACGCAACGCCGACGTGATCGTGGCCGCCGTGGGCAAACGCAATATCGTCACCGCCGACATGGTCAAACCCGGCGCTGCCGTGATCGACGTCGGGATGAACCGTGACGACGAAGGCAAACTTTGCGGCGACGTCGACTTCCAAGGTGTCAAGGAAGTCGCGGGCTTCATTACGCCGGTGCCGGGTGGCGTTGGTCCGATGACCATTACGATGCTTCTCGTCAACACGATCGAAGCCGCAGAACGCGCATTGGGCTAA
- a CDS encoding response regulator transcription factor, with protein MTTPNINTDQETVFVVDDDEAVRDSLRWLLEANGYHVRGFGSADDFLRFCADVTQSNRPSNLVGCLILDVRMPGMSGLELQDALIEQNINLPIIFVTGHGDVPMAVETMKKGAMDFIEKPFDEAELRLQVEKMLSKARQEASSHREQQAAEELLRKLTSREHQVLERIIAGRLNKQIADDLGISIKTVEAHRANIMEKLNVNTVADLLRLALSKRSSGSPRP; from the coding sequence ATGACGACACCCAACATCAATACTGATCAAGAAACTGTCTTTGTCGTCGATGACGACGAGGCGGTCCGCGACTCGCTTCGCTGGCTTTTGGAAGCCAACGGCTATCACGTGCGAGGATTTGGCAGTGCAGACGATTTTTTGCGGTTTTGCGCTGACGTCACGCAAAGCAACCGGCCGAGCAATCTGGTGGGCTGCCTGATTCTCGACGTACGCATGCCCGGCATGAGCGGCCTGGAACTCCAGGACGCGCTGATTGAGCAAAACATCAATCTTCCGATCATTTTCGTGACGGGCCATGGCGATGTGCCGATGGCTGTCGAAACGATGAAGAAAGGCGCCATGGACTTCATCGAGAAACCTTTCGACGAAGCCGAACTGCGCCTGCAGGTCGAAAAGATGTTGTCGAAGGCTCGTCAGGAAGCGAGCAGCCATCGAGAACAACAAGCCGCAGAAGAATTGCTCAGGAAGCTCACCAGCCGCGAGCATCAGGTGCTGGAACGCATCATCGCAGGTCGATTGAATAAACAGATCGCCGACGATCTGGGCATCAGTATCAAGACGGTCGAGGCGCACCGCGCCAACATCATGGAGAAGCTGAACGTCAACACGGTCGCCGATCTGCTTCGCCTCGCGCTGTCCAAGCGCTCCAGCGGGTCGCCTCGCCCCTGA
- a CDS encoding PAS domain S-box protein, protein MLSPRLANSSPPSRSAATPARSNRWLQGFAESHYYLLVPLVSIVIFLVVMSLILWSLNRRETEQQQDTLYRNVAWAQQQIRLNMLAIQDQISSLARDTAAKPQDIAHFQNTASELMQNHADIVFMNWLDASQRPRWAVPADSPFASRLQGSAQHPMEDELLVAFRAARDSRRSAYSTLIYDASGASYIVVQVPVLREREFLGTISAVYSVEGLLIHELPQELGDKFKVSFIDTHNNELATTSTRPPLPRDVSYELLLDPPGHSLAVRIYSYPAVGNFVNNTLVWLIAGLSCFVLWSLWSLWRHTRQRFEAQQALFNETSFRRAMENSIVIGMRVLDLQGHITYVNPAFCRMTGWDEPDLMNRAPPYPYWPKDDIHEMQRRIDMTLRGKAPSHGFEIRVQRKDGTIFYARMFVSPLVDAHGRQTGWMSSLTDISEPKRAREELAAAHERFTTVLESLDASVSVLAVDKAELLFANRYYRQLFGTRPEGHLELSGGGELSPTSLDHIDMVDAFAGLPAASLTDTAAETQEIYLPTHQKWFEVRRQYIQWVDGHLAQLQVATDITARRHAEELARQEEERLQFTGRLTTMGEMASSLAHELNQPLAAINNYCMGTAALVRAGRTSPETLLPALEKTSQQAVRAGMIIKRIRAFVKRSEPKRQPSSIYEIVADAVGLAEIEARKRRIRIVTELPAGLPQINVDPVLIEQVLMNLLKNAAEAMHGYTPPPGQRRDPTVRLHVERRDKSIEFQVSDHGPGVDEATIERLFEPFFSTKSDGMGMGLNICRSIIESHHGRLWVENNENDGVRNGCTFCILLPLESDTTSGSGGGL, encoded by the coding sequence ATGCTTTCGCCACGCCTCGCAAACTCCTCCCCACCGTCCCGGTCCGCTGCCACGCCCGCCCGCTCCAACCGCTGGTTGCAGGGGTTCGCGGAGTCGCACTACTACTTGTTGGTGCCGCTCGTCTCCATTGTGATCTTCCTCGTGGTCATGAGTTTGATCCTCTGGAGCCTGAATCGCCGGGAGACGGAGCAGCAGCAGGACACGCTCTATCGCAACGTCGCGTGGGCGCAGCAGCAGATACGCCTGAACATGCTGGCCATTCAGGACCAGATCAGTTCCCTTGCCCGCGATACTGCTGCCAAACCGCAGGACATCGCGCATTTCCAGAATACGGCAAGCGAGCTGATGCAGAATCATGCAGACATTGTCTTCATGAACTGGCTGGACGCCTCGCAACGGCCGAGGTGGGCAGTCCCGGCGGACTCCCCTTTCGCCTCGCGTCTGCAAGGCTCCGCGCAGCATCCGATGGAGGACGAACTGCTCGTCGCGTTTCGCGCAGCACGCGATTCACGCCGGTCCGCGTACTCCACGCTCATCTACGACGCTTCGGGCGCCAGTTACATCGTGGTGCAAGTGCCCGTGCTGCGAGAGCGGGAATTTCTCGGCACGATCAGCGCGGTGTATTCCGTCGAGGGCTTGCTGATCCACGAGCTTCCACAGGAGTTGGGCGACAAGTTCAAAGTGTCGTTCATCGACACGCACAACAACGAGTTGGCCACCACGTCCACGCGACCGCCGTTGCCCCGCGACGTGTCTTATGAATTGCTGCTTGACCCGCCGGGACACAGCCTGGCGGTGCGCATCTACTCTTATCCCGCCGTCGGCAATTTCGTGAACAACACGCTGGTCTGGCTTATCGCCGGCTTGTCGTGCTTCGTGCTTTGGAGTTTATGGAGTCTTTGGCGCCACACCCGCCAGCGATTCGAAGCGCAACAGGCGCTGTTCAACGAGACGTCATTCCGCCGAGCGATGGAAAACTCCATCGTGATCGGCATGCGGGTGCTCGATCTTCAAGGGCATATCACGTACGTGAACCCGGCATTTTGCCGAATGACGGGTTGGGACGAACCCGATCTGATGAACCGTGCGCCGCCCTATCCTTATTGGCCCAAGGACGACATTCACGAGATGCAGCGCCGCATCGATATGACGTTGCGCGGCAAAGCACCATCGCACGGCTTCGAGATTCGCGTCCAGCGCAAGGACGGCACGATTTTCTACGCCCGCATGTTCGTCTCGCCGCTTGTGGATGCGCATGGCCGCCAGACGGGCTGGATGTCGTCACTGACCGACATCAGCGAGCCCAAGCGAGCGCGCGAGGAACTCGCCGCCGCCCATGAGCGTTTCACGACCGTGCTCGAGAGCCTTGATGCATCGGTGTCCGTGCTCGCCGTCGACAAGGCCGAGCTGCTCTTCGCCAACCGCTACTACCGGCAATTGTTCGGCACACGACCGGAAGGCCACCTCGAACTGTCGGGCGGCGGAGAGCTTTCTCCGACCTCGCTCGATCACATCGACATGGTCGACGCATTCGCCGGCCTGCCCGCCGCTTCGCTGACGGACACGGCCGCGGAAACGCAGGAAATTTACCTGCCGACGCATCAGAAATGGTTCGAAGTCCGACGCCAGTACATTCAGTGGGTGGATGGGCACCTCGCGCAATTGCAGGTTGCCACGGACATTACGGCGCGTCGTCACGCGGAAGAACTGGCGCGTCAGGAAGAAGAGCGACTGCAATTTACGGGACGTCTGACGACGATGGGCGAAATGGCGTCCTCCCTTGCTCACGAACTCAACCAGCCGCTCGCGGCGATCAATAACTATTGCATGGGCACCGCTGCGCTGGTGCGAGCGGGAAGGACATCGCCGGAAACGCTGCTACCCGCCCTCGAAAAAACGTCCCAGCAGGCGGTTCGCGCCGGCATGATCATCAAACGCATTCGCGCGTTTGTGAAACGCAGCGAACCGAAGCGTCAACCCTCGTCCATCTATGAAATCGTGGCGGACGCGGTCGGCCTGGCGGAGATTGAGGCCCGCAAACGTCGCATTCGCATCGTGACGGAACTTCCGGCAGGACTGCCACAGATCAATGTCGACCCGGTGCTGATCGAGCAAGTCCTCATGAACTTGCTCAAGAATGCTGCGGAGGCCATGCACGGGTACACGCCGCCGCCCGGTCAACGCCGTGATCCGACCGTCCGTTTACATGTAGAACGGCGTGATAAGTCTATCGAGTTCCAAGTGTCCGATCATGGACCAGGCGTCGACGAGGCAACGATCGAACGACTGTTTGAACCGTTCTTTAGCACGAAATCGGACGGCATGGGCATGGGCCTGAACATCTGCCGCTCGATCATCGAATCGCACCACGGCCGTCTGTGGGTAGAAAACAATGAAAACGACGGCGTGCGGAATGGTTGTACTTTTTGTATTCTGTTACCGTTAGAAAGCGATACGACATCCGGATCCGGGGGAGGACTATGA